A stretch of Pseudoprevotella muciniphila DNA encodes these proteins:
- a CDS encoding LamG-like jellyroll fold domain-containing protein, whose translation MKQKLLLFYLLLLGTGLTGSAQVIPPDLEGLISDTALIREILPSWNPDWTLMSNVKSIQEDTTTTKGIKRAPKLNSIVTASDLPDHWNNAETMYFPPVIFQNGGSCGVSSRVGYMMNEEMNAYNGTDASLAKNRLAHNFQFPFSYGNYGIGKERMAMYVGYPSSDVWGGTTSSSIYGDHGSESRNDDGWMQGYDSWYNAMQHRITGTGSIPTGALTASGQEAMKRWLYNHNGDTSFKTGGMLGIGCGAATSRSWTIGSCEHNDALGFSSKNGLAWGSYVDHACTICGYDDRVWFDLDKNGVHGEENNSLGQNERGAWIVINTWGNWWLDGGFAYQPYALATPTTNAQKIIHPGATDSVTVYTAVGEGYAPEVYYYRKDYTPQQTLKATMTFVQRQQMGLTVGIAQDTTATSPEKTTKLYHFYYNGDRYNSKAMIPMLGRWSDGKLHYEPMEFGYDLTDLAADFDRTKPLKYFLTVETSDSCTGYGGIHAASIIDYESNKNGIETKFKIVGDSVAINGARQRRTITVVVWNEPIAAPCNLVVSGNNITWDAPISTRRTPASYKIYRDDALIDSTTTRTYNCGGTNGLYTVKAVYEINGNSITSPASNKLIVRPSSDLAKDNYTYTFSNKGFKINDVFTSMNQATIEWWVKPSSLTNWNQQIGPGWGTFLIHTTSSGELVYGWSASGNNNRGSISNAFSNNTWKHIAVVVDGNTMTAYVNGVKKGSFTSSSYNGIPSMNPFEFGSHYSGSSALYGVYDEVRVWKTARTATEIANNYKMPLIDDASYDDLLAYYRMDTFTQNGTTYLRDCVGGHHAPLVGNGSASSSSGNSHFTNYSATATINAPATALVGEPITLTYSSTADVVSRTWSCDGKTSTSASWDITFGSTGTKTVTLTVRTLAGNTKSTTASIVVNAAPAATAAFEQSAQEVTGMKHISFVSLNKTPNCTYSWSMPGADVETMDTRNATASYSSAGTFNVTLTVTDANGNSTSSTKQVVVNASAPVISFDQSATVIYKGESVTFTDNSLYNPTSYRWLLQCGNDIYSQSGKSVTFTPQRAGTYSVILTATNEAGSTTKTINKALIVCNAKSETGLRMSNDAITTNITNPEMTDGAWTIDFWYNPSELTSNCNSIATSNGLLDFHVLGNGDAELFVDQMKVGTWSDIFIANEWHHYALATSNNGTTSTYVLFRDGVNVGSKTQDAVKDWDTAMRTLIVGGNNGKFNGYMDEFRVWNKRLYVDEIRAVCVEPISTSTTGLKAYYNFNSIETGKVSDSTANHYDGSRTYSGPSGDVYLPSQGVFALDFSPEVGFQAEGTLLDQTLLTLEAYSDEEVSRENRSASNIIDNNTNTFWHSQWYDATAGYPHFFQFSREQMDTIESIKLYTYRDGDIYYPNTMNVEVSDDNETWTTLESGIYFPNRSTVGVILDQPITQKYFRLTFTSGSNGAFMMLNELYLYGKVGPKFTPGQKIITYVVKDTNGNEITRYQEGADENATLTVPDALKRDFCTYSEIDDIADEDKTVEVTCTYNYPFQISTSRSNAHYYYMKVRGENYTNANGTTNVQFSDKNVGNGLWAFMGNPYTGFQLINAINTDLTLYAGDDPWCNSNTTTYPYLSENNATTWTISKYDNNTFCLNIKTGTQTLFLNKFGNGSKLGYWTSGTGDIGSRITVEDYGNIEYLTLDPSKLYYIHNSYSGWGNRTYLYANNGVVSPGTKVAENRNYLWRLVYDPDSTKVQVVNVGTNQKIYIDNNAADQNLKLGNNEYKWLFIEGDGGVMINTTDRSYSWYSNPGAWANNIVTKDHWGYGWVFDPVDNYADTVSTNLAGYFTIPTNGYVGTLSYADSLTLRAIYNEYAVACTPAQYANLAANIDDATIKIESGKPYRLLNANYNNHWMALNMANNGNSTGSIINTTDPTANLSTILIFTSNGDDTWTVTMDGLYLTAVQQMSGKNQGTIETLSASSANAAPIVVKAYSPTVYTLCTQTNVDDKGYLHDNNYSQVVGWNKGAGASHWYIVPAENIKIGMNVVNGASYGTLYVPFSVTLNQEDVENHLVNFYKVTQLNTSNIVARRIDNNVIPAATPVILRDVNASTTLTLGVGGEGSPLSDNCLLGTYVNKTITDASNTYVLTSVDGGKTLTFGNCSTAYIPANKAYYLYTGTGTPKFGFDEGDGNITWIDGLTLDGNDNDAIYDLQGRKVNSKRATGGIYIVNGKKVLVK comes from the coding sequence ATGAAACAGAAATTACTTCTCTTCTATCTGCTCCTCCTTGGTACAGGACTGACAGGTTCGGCACAAGTGATACCACCAGATTTGGAAGGTCTTATTTCCGACACAGCCTTGATCCGTGAGATACTACCAAGTTGGAATCCAGATTGGACGCTGATGTCGAACGTTAAGTCGATTCAGGAAGACACTACTACCACAAAAGGCATAAAACGTGCTCCCAAGCTCAATTCCATTGTCACTGCGAGCGATCTGCCCGACCATTGGAACAATGCGGAAACGATGTATTTTCCACCTGTTATCTTTCAAAACGGAGGGTCCTGCGGTGTATCATCGCGTGTGGGCTACATGATGAACGAGGAGATGAATGCTTACAACGGCACTGACGCCTCACTTGCCAAGAACCGTCTGGCTCACAATTTCCAGTTTCCTTTCTCGTACGGCAATTACGGCATTGGCAAGGAAAGAATGGCTATGTATGTGGGATATCCCTCCTCTGATGTATGGGGCGGTACCACGAGCAGTTCCATCTATGGCGACCATGGTAGTGAAAGTAGAAACGACGACGGATGGATGCAAGGTTACGACAGTTGGTACAATGCCATGCAGCATCGTATCACTGGAACAGGAAGCATCCCTACAGGTGCACTGACTGCATCAGGTCAGGAAGCCATGAAGCGCTGGCTCTACAATCACAACGGTGACACATCTTTCAAAACCGGTGGTATGCTCGGTATTGGCTGTGGTGCCGCTACAAGTAGAAGTTGGACAATAGGTTCCTGCGAGCACAACGACGCACTGGGATTCTCCAGCAAGAATGGTTTGGCATGGGGTTCTTATGTAGACCATGCTTGTACGATTTGCGGATACGACGACCGCGTATGGTTCGACCTCGACAAGAATGGTGTCCATGGTGAAGAAAACAACTCGCTGGGCCAGAACGAACGCGGTGCATGGATTGTTATCAACACATGGGGCAATTGGTGGCTCGATGGCGGTTTCGCTTACCAACCATACGCTCTTGCCACACCCACGACAAATGCGCAAAAGATAATACACCCGGGCGCCACAGATAGTGTGACCGTATATACAGCTGTAGGCGAGGGCTATGCCCCTGAAGTATATTACTACCGCAAGGACTATACCCCCCAGCAGACACTAAAAGCCACTATGACCTTTGTACAGCGTCAACAGATGGGACTGACAGTCGGTATAGCACAGGACACAACGGCTACCTCACCTGAAAAAACGACCAAACTCTATCACTTCTATTATAATGGAGACAGATACAACTCCAAGGCCATGATTCCTATGCTCGGTAGATGGAGCGACGGCAAGTTGCACTATGAGCCGATGGAATTCGGCTACGACCTTACCGACCTTGCAGCAGATTTCGATCGTACCAAACCATTGAAATATTTCCTCACAGTGGAAACAAGTGACAGTTGTACAGGATATGGTGGTATTCATGCGGCATCAATTATAGACTACGAGTCGAACAAGAATGGTATAGAAACAAAATTCAAGATAGTGGGCGACAGTGTAGCAATCAATGGTGCAAGACAAAGACGCACTATTACTGTCGTGGTATGGAACGAACCGATTGCAGCACCATGCAATCTTGTGGTTTCGGGCAATAATATTACTTGGGACGCACCTATAAGCACAAGAAGGACCCCCGCTTCCTATAAGATTTATCGCGATGATGCACTGATAGACTCCACAACAACGCGCACATACAACTGCGGTGGGACAAATGGATTATACACCGTAAAAGCGGTTTACGAAATCAATGGCAATAGTATTACCTCTCCTGCAAGCAACAAGTTGATAGTCAGACCATCGTCAGACCTTGCCAAAGACAATTACACCTACACTTTCTCCAACAAGGGCTTCAAGATAAACGACGTGTTCACTTCGATGAATCAAGCCACCATAGAATGGTGGGTAAAACCATCATCACTGACCAACTGGAATCAGCAAATCGGACCAGGATGGGGCACATTCCTTATTCACACCACGAGCAGCGGCGAGCTCGTCTATGGCTGGAGCGCCTCCGGAAACAACAATCGTGGTTCAATTAGCAATGCTTTTTCAAATAACACATGGAAACACATTGCTGTGGTAGTTGACGGTAACACCATGACGGCATACGTAAACGGTGTAAAAAAGGGTTCATTCACATCATCTTCTTATAACGGAATACCATCAATGAATCCATTCGAATTCGGATCGCACTATTCAGGCAGTAGTGCCCTATATGGTGTTTACGACGAGGTACGCGTATGGAAAACTGCTCGCACGGCCACTGAAATTGCCAACAACTATAAGATGCCTCTCATCGATGACGCATCATACGATGACTTGCTTGCATACTATCGCATGGATACATTTACCCAGAATGGTACAACCTACCTACGCGACTGCGTGGGCGGACACCATGCGCCGTTAGTCGGTAACGGCTCGGCATCAAGCTCTTCTGGCAACAGCCACTTTACTAACTATAGCGCGACTGCAACAATAAACGCACCGGCAACTGCTTTAGTAGGCGAGCCCATAACACTCACTTACAGCAGTACGGCAGACGTTGTTTCTCGCACATGGAGCTGTGACGGCAAAACCAGCACATCTGCTTCCTGGGATATCACTTTCGGAAGCACAGGAACAAAGACTGTAACACTAACAGTTCGTACCCTTGCAGGCAACACTAAGAGTACAACAGCCTCTATCGTTGTCAACGCAGCACCAGCAGCCACGGCAGCCTTCGAACAAAGCGCACAAGAAGTAACGGGTATGAAACACATCAGTTTCGTCAGCCTCAATAAAACGCCAAACTGCACATATTCTTGGAGCATGCCTGGCGCAGACGTTGAAACGATGGACACACGAAATGCCACAGCATCTTACAGCAGTGCAGGCACATTCAACGTAACACTCACAGTGACAGACGCGAATGGAAACAGCACTTCTTCAACAAAACAGGTTGTTGTCAATGCCTCTGCTCCCGTCATCAGTTTCGACCAATCTGCCACTGTCATATACAAAGGCGAAAGTGTTACGTTCACCGATAATAGTTTGTATAATCCTACATCATATCGTTGGTTATTGCAATGTGGCAACGATATATATTCACAGTCTGGTAAGAGCGTAACCTTTACACCACAGCGTGCAGGTACTTACTCCGTCATCCTCACAGCAACAAACGAGGCAGGCAGCACGACAAAGACTATCAACAAGGCTCTTATCGTCTGCAATGCCAAGTCGGAGACAGGTCTAAGGATGAGCAACGATGCCATCACAACGAACATTACCAATCCTGAGATGACGGATGGCGCATGGACCATCGATTTCTGGTACAATCCATCGGAACTGACTAGCAACTGTAACTCCATAGCCACCTCGAATGGACTACTCGACTTCCATGTATTAGGCAACGGCGATGCAGAGCTCTTCGTTGACCAAATGAAAGTGGGCACATGGTCTGATATCTTCATCGCTAACGAATGGCATCACTATGCACTGGCGACATCGAACAACGGCACCACATCGACCTACGTACTCTTCCGAGATGGTGTGAACGTAGGTTCTAAGACACAAGATGCCGTAAAGGATTGGGATACAGCAATGAGAACTCTTATCGTCGGTGGCAACAACGGAAAGTTCAATGGCTACATGGATGAATTCCGTGTTTGGAACAAACGACTATACGTTGATGAAATACGGGCTGTCTGCGTTGAACCAATCTCCACTTCGACAACAGGTCTCAAAGCCTACTATAATTTCAATTCCATCGAAACTGGTAAAGTTTCCGACTCCACGGCCAACCATTATGATGGTTCCCGCACATACTCCGGACCATCGGGCGACGTTTACCTACCATCGCAAGGTGTGTTTGCCCTTGACTTCTCGCCTGAAGTTGGCTTCCAGGCGGAAGGCACGCTACTCGACCAGACACTCCTCACACTCGAAGCCTATTCCGATGAAGAAGTTTCGCGCGAAAATCGTTCAGCATCAAATATTATCGATAACAATACCAACACATTTTGGCATTCACAATGGTATGATGCAACAGCCGGATATCCACACTTCTTCCAGTTCTCACGTGAGCAAATGGATACCATAGAAAGTATCAAACTCTACACCTATCGTGATGGAGATATATACTATCCCAACACCATGAATGTGGAAGTGTCAGACGACAACGAAACATGGACCACACTGGAAAGTGGAATTTACTTCCCTAACAGGTCTACAGTAGGAGTAATACTCGACCAACCTATTACACAGAAATACTTCCGGTTGACATTCACTTCTGGTTCCAATGGTGCATTTATGATGCTTAACGAACTTTATCTGTACGGAAAAGTTGGGCCTAAGTTTACACCGGGTCAGAAAATCATCACGTATGTTGTCAAAGACACAAATGGTAACGAAATAACACGCTACCAAGAAGGTGCTGACGAAAATGCTACATTGACGGTGCCGGATGCTTTAAAAAGAGATTTCTGTACGTATAGCGAAATAGACGACATTGCTGACGAAGATAAGACGGTAGAAGTAACGTGTACATACAATTATCCATTCCAGATAAGCACAAGCCGCTCAAATGCACACTATTATTATATGAAGGTAAGAGGTGAAAATTACACCAATGCGAACGGCACAACAAACGTACAATTCTCTGACAAGAACGTCGGCAATGGTCTTTGGGCATTTATGGGCAATCCATATACCGGTTTCCAATTGATTAACGCAATCAACACCGATTTGACACTTTATGCAGGAGACGACCCCTGGTGTAATAGCAACACAACAACCTATCCCTACTTATCAGAAAACAATGCCACAACTTGGACAATATCAAAATATGATAATAACACATTCTGCTTAAACATCAAAACAGGCACTCAAACACTCTTCTTAAATAAATTTGGCAATGGTTCAAAACTGGGTTATTGGACTAGTGGAACCGGCGATATAGGATCACGCATTACGGTTGAAGATTACGGCAATATCGAATATTTAACCCTCGATCCTTCTAAACTGTACTATATTCACAACAGCTATTCAGGTTGGGGCAACAGGACATACTTGTATGCCAACAATGGTGTAGTTTCGCCAGGAACGAAGGTGGCAGAAAACCGCAACTATCTCTGGCGCTTGGTTTATGATCCGGATAGCACAAAGGTTCAGGTGGTCAACGTAGGAACCAACCAAAAGATTTACATTGACAACAATGCGGCAGACCAAAACCTCAAGTTAGGCAACAACGAATACAAATGGCTGTTTATCGAAGGCGATGGCGGCGTGATGATCAACACCACTGACCGCTCATATAGTTGGTACTCCAATCCAGGTGCTTGGGCAAACAATATCGTCACGAAGGATCATTGGGGATATGGTTGGGTATTCGATCCCGTAGACAACTATGCTGATACTGTCTCAACGAACCTTGCCGGCTATTTCACAATACCCACAAACGGCTACGTAGGCACACTGTCATACGCTGATAGTCTTACGCTCAGAGCCATATACAATGAATATGCAGTGGCATGTACCCCCGCACAGTATGCGAATCTCGCTGCTAACATCGATGATGCTACAATCAAGATTGAGAGCGGTAAGCCATACCGTTTGCTGAATGCCAACTACAACAACCACTGGATGGCACTCAACATGGCCAACAACGGCAACAGCACAGGATCAATTATCAACACTACTGACCCAACTGCCAACTTAAGCACAATACTCATATTTACGAGCAATGGCGATGATACTTGGACTGTAACGATGGATGGACTCTATCTGACTGCAGTACAACAGATGTCCGGCAAAAACCAAGGTACTATAGAAACTTTATCAGCAAGCTCTGCCAATGCTGCACCTATAGTGGTCAAAGCTTATTCGCCAACCGTTTACACCCTTTGCACACAGACAAACGTTGACGACAAGGGATACCTGCACGACAACAATTATTCACAGGTTGTGGGTTGGAACAAAGGAGCGGGAGCCTCACATTGGTACATTGTACCAGCTGAAAACATAAAAATTGGCATGAACGTGGTGAATGGCGCATCGTATGGCACACTCTACGTGCCTTTCAGTGTAACGCTGAATCAGGAAGATGTCGAAAACCATCTCGTCAACTTCTACAAAGTGACGCAACTCAACACAAGCAATATCGTAGCACGAAGAATTGACAACAACGTCATTCCTGCAGCCACACCTGTCATCTTGAGAGATGTGAATGCTTCCACGACCCTCACCCTCGGTGTAGGCGGTGAAGGATCACCTCTTTCTGACAATTGCCTCTTGGGAACATACGTCAACAAGACCATCACCGACGCTTCAAACACCTACGTACTGACTTCAGTTGACGGAGGCAAGACATTGACGTTCGGTAACTGCAGCACTGCCTATATCCCAGCCAACAAGGCCTACTACCTCTACACCGGAACAGGCACACCGAAGTTTGGCTTCGATGAAGGCGACGGAAACATCACGTGGATTGACGGACTGACATTGGACGGCAACGACAACGACGCCATCTACGACCTGCAAGGTCGCAAAGTCAATAGCAAACGTGCTACTGGCGGCATCTACATCGTAAATGGCAAGAAAGTGCTCGTGAAATAA
- a CDS encoding 4Fe-4S binding protein, with product MAQNSNKKMNFHRHFSTPGVDLYWIIIAYIILGWFFPAIGIIALICMIGPVLTSIWKGRYWCGHICPRGNLYDRLLSKYSPHKPIPRFVRTFGFRLFMVFFIFTMFGIQLTFTVPWSEGGLEMWSGIGRVFWTIIVMTTIVGVTLSFIYAPRTWCSFCPMGSISSWVAPQKQPLPKTFTRVHVSASCQMKCKSCARVCPMQLTPYDSRGQAVGYLHPDCLKCGKCVIACPTKIMTLGK from the coding sequence ATGGCACAAAACAGTAATAAGAAAATGAATTTCCACCGCCATTTTTCAACACCTGGAGTTGACCTCTACTGGATTATCATTGCCTACATCATTCTTGGCTGGTTCTTCCCGGCTATAGGTATCATTGCACTGATTTGTATGATTGGTCCTGTGCTTACATCCATCTGGAAAGGCCGCTACTGGTGTGGACACATCTGCCCGCGAGGCAATCTCTATGACCGTTTGCTGTCGAAGTATTCTCCCCACAAGCCGATACCCCGATTTGTGCGCACTTTTGGCTTCCGCCTGTTCATGGTGTTCTTCATCTTTACCATGTTTGGCATCCAGCTCACATTCACAGTACCCTGGAGCGAGGGCGGCTTGGAGATGTGGAGTGGTATAGGCAGAGTGTTCTGGACCATCATTGTAATGACGACCATCGTTGGAGTAACATTGTCGTTTATCTATGCCCCCCGCACATGGTGCTCGTTCTGTCCGATGGGGAGCATCTCATCATGGGTAGCACCACAAAAACAGCCACTACCGAAAACTTTCACCCGCGTGCACGTCAGTGCGTCGTGTCAGATGAAGTGCAAGAGTTGCGCTCGCGTCTGCCCTATGCAACTCACACCCTACGATAGTCGCGGTCAGGCGGTAGGATATCTGCACCCCGACTGCCTGAAGTGCGGCAAGTGTGTCATAGCCTGCCCTACAAAGATTATGACATTAGGAAAATAA
- a CDS encoding class I SAM-dependent methyltransferase translates to MNSQKDPMGRAIAEFHKTGMADKLRVFSPMFEEDEMPLDTLFRTYDAMPEIERRALDMAKGRTLDVGAASGCHSLVLQERGIDVTAIDISPLSVETMKNRGIKKVFEQDFFTLEGQLFETILLLMNGFGITGTLQRMRDLFRQLDKILAPGGQLLGDSSDISYVFDGYMPDTEYYGELTFQMQYKDTIGEPFPWLYIDADTLKQVATDNGYHAEIIAEGKHYDYLARITKG, encoded by the coding sequence ATGAATAGCCAGAAAGACCCCATGGGCAGAGCCATAGCCGAATTCCATAAGACAGGAATGGCAGACAAACTCAGGGTATTTTCCCCAATGTTTGAGGAAGACGAAATGCCCTTGGATACGCTCTTCCGCACATACGATGCCATGCCGGAGATAGAACGTAGGGCGTTGGATATGGCTAAAGGGAGAACACTTGATGTGGGAGCCGCTTCGGGTTGCCATTCACTCGTCCTGCAAGAGAGAGGCATAGATGTAACGGCCATCGACATCTCACCACTGTCTGTTGAAACCATGAAGAATCGTGGCATAAAGAAGGTGTTTGAACAAGACTTCTTCACATTAGAGGGACAACTATTCGAGACCATTCTTTTGCTTATGAATGGATTTGGAATAACAGGCACACTGCAACGCATGCGGGATTTGTTCAGACAACTTGACAAAATTCTGGCGCCAGGTGGTCAGTTACTCGGCGACAGTTCCGACATCAGTTATGTATTCGACGGCTACATGCCCGACACGGAGTATTACGGAGAACTCACCTTCCAGATGCAGTATAAGGACACTATTGGCGAGCCTTTCCCATGGCTGTACATTGATGCGGACACATTGAAACAAGTAGCCACAGATAACGGCTATCATGCCGAAATCATCGCAGAAGGCAAGCACTATGACTATCTGGCAAGGATAACAAAGGGATAA
- a CDS encoding AAA family ATPase, whose protein sequence is MKIMKANGLIEGIKKQTRNTVWKHLDALAADSAVYSTHLKGLSPFLTDYDAYMYCNDTSVVIVCLDYCGHGAKSIYDESKHLSAVILSDYQAPRLSVVWQVAMAVDLVKTVFEKSRPNLDVYGLLLTEANILNVYPLEEMWDVHHVRVIDDFRRLRGHKIKVNENDTLRCKSYVGVISNLSLDDATVDIATTSMSSVGEVVDDDIDDLFRTPDENNGLLSDSNSESDNCCDNDDEEENKDIKNVFDDFLFPEGTISQNPTMNVKVNILQPIDNPREELDNLVGCGDIKRRMDELVALTNYNKMMCKLFPNGKRHDVSLHSVFLGRPGTGKTTVCKIYGSLLHQAGALSKGHVVLCDRGTFIGTLWGDEERSVRQVLEVARGGVLMIDEAYLLNGKHEHDPGKLVLPLLMNILADETQRDIAVVLCGYKEPMMKMLDSNPGLQSRFPNMFEFQDFSVSELLEITRRRIRDYEYQFTTEAWEKFCGIISGAYSERDPDTWGNARFIANQLERIYIRHAERCMKQRPASQRELLMLTPEDIVPIHVARPRARIGF, encoded by the coding sequence ATGAAGATTATGAAAGCAAATGGACTGATTGAAGGTATTAAGAAACAGACTCGGAATACTGTTTGGAAACATCTGGACGCTCTTGCGGCAGACTCTGCCGTATATTCTACTCATTTGAAGGGCTTGTCTCCCTTTCTGACTGATTATGACGCTTATATGTATTGCAACGATACGAGTGTTGTCATCGTATGTCTTGATTACTGCGGTCATGGTGCTAAGAGCATCTATGACGAGTCTAAGCATCTCAGTGCTGTCATTTTGTCCGACTACCAAGCGCCGCGTTTAAGTGTGGTATGGCAGGTGGCGATGGCTGTGGATTTGGTAAAGACGGTCTTTGAGAAGAGCCGTCCCAATTTGGATGTGTATGGATTGCTGCTGACGGAAGCAAATATTCTCAATGTCTATCCTTTGGAGGAGATGTGGGATGTTCATCATGTCAGGGTGATTGACGACTTCAGGCGGCTGAGAGGCCATAAGATAAAGGTGAATGAGAACGACACCTTGCGTTGCAAGTCGTACGTGGGAGTCATTTCCAATCTCAGTCTCGACGATGCTACGGTAGATATTGCTACGACATCGATGTCGTCTGTCGGAGAAGTTGTGGATGACGATATTGACGACTTGTTCAGGACACCTGATGAAAACAATGGATTGCTGTCGGATTCCAACTCTGAATCTGACAACTGTTGCGACAATGATGATGAGGAAGAAAATAAAGATATCAAGAATGTTTTTGATGATTTTCTCTTCCCTGAAGGAACAATTTCGCAGAACCCCACCATGAATGTCAAGGTGAACATTCTGCAGCCTATTGACAACCCGCGTGAGGAATTGGACAACTTGGTGGGATGTGGCGATATCAAGCGCAGGATGGACGAACTTGTTGCGCTGACCAACTATAACAAGATGATGTGTAAACTCTTCCCGAATGGCAAGCGCCATGACGTGTCGCTTCATAGTGTTTTTCTGGGACGCCCGGGTACAGGAAAGACTACTGTCTGCAAGATTTATGGGTCGCTGCTGCATCAGGCTGGCGCACTGTCGAAAGGGCATGTGGTATTGTGCGACCGCGGTACGTTCATAGGCACGCTGTGGGGCGACGAAGAGCGGTCGGTACGGCAAGTGCTGGAGGTGGCAAGGGGTGGTGTGCTGATGATAGATGAGGCGTATCTGCTGAACGGCAAGCACGAACACGACCCCGGGAAACTGGTACTGCCACTGCTGATGAATATCCTTGCCGACGAGACGCAGCGCGACATAGCCGTTGTGCTTTGCGGTTATAAGGAGCCCATGATGAAGATGCTTGATAGTAATCCGGGCTTACAGTCGCGATTTCCTAACATGTTCGAGTTTCAGGATTTTTCTGTGTCCGAACTGCTTGAAATCACCCGTCGCCGTATCAGGGACTACGAATATCAGTTTACCACAGAGGCATGGGAAAAATTCTGCGGCATAATCTCAGGCGCCTATAGCGAACGCGACCCGGACACATGGGGTAATGCCCGCTTCATCGCCAACCAGTTAGAACGCATCTACATCCGGCATGCAGAGCGGTGTATGAAACAGCGGCCGGCGAGTCAGCGCGAATTGCTCATGCTCACTCCCGAGGACATCGTACCCATCCATGTGGCTCGTCCGAGAGCCAGGATAGGGTTCTGA
- a CDS encoding HIRAN domain-containing protein → MEGQIIPISESLLALLGGSSGGVTPFTREIFLLDIVVAGTTYCTNMEELAPLITTGTVLRMLRDPKNEHDEMAIGIYLDKERIGWVPMELNLIISRLMDAGKAFVCRVTETKWINKWFRIKAKISMIE, encoded by the coding sequence ATGGAAGGACAAATCATACCTATCAGCGAATCGCTCCTCGCGCTCCTTGGAGGAAGTAGTGGGGGAGTTACACCTTTCACGAGGGAGATATTCCTGCTCGACATCGTTGTGGCAGGCACCACATATTGCACCAATATGGAAGAACTTGCACCACTAATAACAACGGGCACCGTCCTCCGCATGCTCCGCGACCCCAAGAACGAGCACGACGAAATGGCAATAGGCATCTATCTCGACAAGGAACGCATCGGCTGGGTACCCATGGAACTCAACCTCATCATCTCCCGCCTCATGGACGCAGGAAAAGCCTTCGTCTGCAGAGTAACAGAAACAAAATGGATTAACAAATGGTTCCGCATCAAGGCTAAAATCTCTATGATTGAGTAG